GGCAGTGAATACGAGCAGGGCGGTCAGGTCAGCATGGTTGATCCGACCATTGATTCGCAGACAGGGACGCTGGGTATCCGACTGGTTTTTCCCAATCCTGACAACATGCTTAGGCCTGGTCAGTACGCCAAGGTCCGGGTGCTTATTACGAATGTCGACAACGCCGTTGTCGTGCCTGCCCGTGCAGTCATGGACGTACAGGGCATGAAGTCCCTTTATGTTGTAGGCGAAGATGGCAAGGTCAAGAGTCAGCCAGTTAAGCTCGGTTTTGAAACCGATAATCTGGTCGTTGTTGAGGAAGGCCTGAACGTCGGCGACATGGTTGTTGTTGATGGCGTCCGCCGGGTGCGCCCGGGCATGGATATCAAGCCCATCGTGGTTCCCATGACTGATGACGGTACTCAGCCTGCACCCGCAGATGCTCCTGCTGATGCTACGGATACTGAAAAGAAGGACAGCTAGCCCATGTTCGTCAGATTCTTTATTGATCGGCCAATCTTTGCATCGGTTCTGGCCATTATTATTTTGCTGGTGGGTGGGCTTTCCATCTTTGCCTTGCCCATCGCGCAGTACCCGGAAATAGCGCCGCCATCGGTGAGTGTCAGCGCCTCGTATACCGGTGCTGACGCTCAGACAGTCATGGAATCAGTGGCTACGCCCATCGAAGAGCAGGTCAACGGTGCGCAGGACATGTTGTATATGTCCTCCATCTCGGCCAACGATGGTTCCATGTCACTGACCGTCACCTTCGAGTTAGGACGTGATCTTGAACTCGCAACCGTTGATGTGCAGAATCGCGTGAACCTTGCTACGGCCCAGTTGCCGCAGGAAGTTCGCAATTCGGGCATCAGCGTTGACAAGCGGTCTCCAGACATTGTTTTGATCATCAACCTGACTTCGGACAATCCGGCCTACGATACGCTTTTTCTCAACAACTACGCCAAGATCAATATCTATGATGCGCTCAAGCGTATCCCCGGTGTCGGCGACGTCATGTTGTTCGGTGATCAGGACTACGGCATGCGTCTGTGGCTTGATCCTGACAAGTTGACAACGTACGGCCTGACGGTTTCGGACGTTATCAACGCGGTCAAGGAACAGAACGTCCAGGCTCCGGCGGGACAGATCGGTATGCCGCCCGCGCCCAAGGGGCAGCAGTTCCAGATGGCACTGCGCGTCAAGGGGCGTTTGGTCGAGCCGAGTGAGTTCGGCAACATTATCCTCAAGGCAAACGATGACGGCAGCTCCGTCAAGATTCAGGATGTCGCTCGCGTAGAACTGGGTGCCAAGAACTACTTTACCTTTGCGCGCCTGAACGGTGGTCCCACCGCTTCTCTGCTTATTTACCAACTTCCTGGTGCCAATGCCCTGGATGTTGCAGACCAGATCCGTGCGACAATGGACGAGCTGTCCGTCGCTTTCCCGGAGAGCGTCAAGTATCAGATCCCTTATGATACAACATTGTTTGTGTCGTCTTCCATCGACGAAGTCATGGTCACCTTGTACGAGGCGTTGATTCTCGTTTTTCTGGTGGTTTTTATCTTTCTGCAAAACTGGCGAACCACAATTATTCCCATGGTCTGTGTGCCTGTATCACTTATCGGTACCTTTGCGCTTTTCCCGCTGCTCGGCTTTTCCATCAATACACTGACCCTGTTCGGCCTTGTGCTGGCTATCGGTATTGTTGTCGATGATGCCATTGTCGTGGTCGAAGCAACACAGCGATTTATCGATGAGGAAGGGTTGTCACCCAAGGAAGCGACCAAGAAGGCAATGACCATGGTCACCGGGCCTGTTATCGCCAGCACGCTGGTGCTGATCGCGGTGTTTATCCCGGTCGCCTTCATGGGCGGTATTACGGGACAGCTCTACAAGCAGTTCGCACTGACCTTGTCTGTGTCCGTTTTCATCTCGTCCATCAACGCGTTGACCCTGTCTCCGGCCCTGTCTGCATTGCTGCTCAGGCCGTATAAGCCCATCCGTGGGCCACTGGGTTGGTTCTTTGATAAGTTCAATGTCATTTTTGAATCCGTGAGCAGACGGTACAACAATGCGGTCGGTTCCCTGGTCCGGCGTTCGGTCATGGGGTTGCTTATCGTGGCTATTCTTGTTGTCGGCTGCGGTGGGTTGTTCAAGATTCTTCCGTCCGGTTTTGTGCCGGATGAGGATCAGGGCTACTTCATCGTCAACTCCATGTTGCCTGAGGGCGCATCTCTTGAGCGTTCCGATGCTGTTGCCAGAAAAGTCGAGGACTATCTCAAGAATGCAGAAGGTGTTCGGAGTGTGGTTTCACTGGGTGGGTTCAGCCTGTTGACCGGCGCATATTCTTCGTACAACTCCGCGTTCTTCGTCGTTCTGGACGACTGGTCCGAGCGGACCACGCCCGACCTGACGGCAGATGCCATTATGTCCAAGGCTCAAAAGGCGTTCTTCGGTATACAGGAAGCCATTGTTGTCGCGTTCGGACCGCCGCCCATTCGTGGTCTGAGTTCCACTGGAGGTCTGCAGTTCGAGTTGCAGGACAAGACCGGCGGTTCTATTGAGGAGTTGTCCGCTGTGGCAACCACGTTCATGGCTGAGGCAGGAAAGCTGCCAGAGGTCAGCAATGTGTTCACCACGTTCTCTGCGCATGTACCGCAGTTCAACGTGGAGATCGACCGTGACAAGGTCAAGAAGCTCGGCGTGCCGATCAGTGACGTTTTCCAGACGCTCCAGACCTACCTCGGTGGATATTATATCAATGATTTCAATCAGTATGGTCGGACCTATCGCGTCATGGCTCAGGCTGAATCAAAGTACAGGACCAAGATCGACGATCTGGACCAGTTCTATATGCGTTCGGCCAAGGGTGACATGGTTCCGCTTTCGACCTTGAGCAAGTCCACTCGAACTGTCGGCCCGGAATATGTCCAGCGGTACAATATTTACCGCACGGTCGAGATGACGGTATCACCGGCGCCCGGATACAGTTCCGGGCAGGCCATGGCTGCTCTTGAGCGGACGGCCAATGCTACCTTACCGCTAGGATACGGGTATGACTGGTCGGGTATCGCCTATCAGGAGAAGGCCGCAGGCGGTGATACCGCTCTGGTCTTTGCCCTGGCTATAATCATGGTGTTCCTTGTGCTGGCTGCGCAGTATGAAAGCTGGGCCACTCCATTTGCGGTTATTCTCTGTGTGCCGCTCGGTATCTTCGGTGCCATGGCGTCCCAGTGGATTCGCGGGCTGGATAATAACGTGTATGCACAGATCGGGCTGATTATGCTCATTGGTCTGGCTGCGAAAAACGCCATTATGATCGTGGAATATGCTAAGGAAAAACATGAAGAGGGCATGTCCATAAAGGATTCCGCACTGGCTGCTGCTGCGCTGCGTTTCAGACCTATTCTGATGACGTCCTTTGCCTTTATTCTCGGCGTTATCCCGCTAGTCTGGGCAGAAGGTGCCGGTTCATCCAGCCGTCATGCGCTCGGCACTTCGGTGTTCGGTGGTATGCTTGCGGCGACTATTCTGGGTGTGCTTGTGGTTCCGGCTCTGTACACGGCTATTCAGGGGGCTGGCGGTAAGCTCAGCAGCAAGATCCGTAAAACCCGACCAGCTGAAAAGCCCGTGTCGGATGAATAGTTGATCCAAGTAAGATTCATCACAGGGTCGTCCGAAAGGGCGACCCTGTTTTTTTGTCGAGAGCAGGGGGGGGCGGTGAATCGCTTATATGGTGTGCATGAGCGCGGATGAAGGTTGTCGATACTGCGTTTTTAACATAAACACAGTCCGTTACTTTATTTTAAAGAAGCGAAAGTATTAGGTTTTCATTTAATAAAATTTTATGTATAGTATGTCAAATACACCGCACAAGGAGATACGGTTAATGAGATATTTTGTGAACAAGAATCAGCAAACGACAGGTGAACATGAAGTGCACACTTCAGAGTGTGGCTTTTTACCTGCGCCTGAAAATCGTATTTACCTTGGAGAGTTTACGGCGTGTGAAGATGCTGTACGTGAGGCGAGGAAGCATTACGACAATGTTGATGGCTGTTATCACTGTTGTAGAGAGTGCCATAAGCGGTAGGTTGGAAGAGCTTTTTGTTGAAGAGATCGCATAAGCCCTGTTCTGCAGGGCTTTTTTTTATGGGATGAAAAAGGAAATAAAAAGCAAAGATGTGTTGCAAGTTTGGTTTTATAAAAAAGGCCACCCTTTTGGGTGGCCTTTTCCCACAAAAAAAGTCGTCTTCTAATGCGCTTCCGCCCAATTTTTCCCGATTCCTAAATCCACTTTGAGTGGGACATCCAAGCTTGCGACATCCTGCATGATGGTTTTGAGGCGGTCTCCGGCGGCTTCGATGTTTTCCTGTGGGGCTTCGATGATAAGTTCATCGTGTACCTGGAGGATGAGCTGCGCGCCGAGGCTTTTGAGTTCTGCGTCATTGTGGGCCGCGAGCATGGCCATTTTGATGACGTCGGCGGCGGAACCCTGAATGACCGTGTTGACGGCCTGGCGTTTGGCCTGGGATTGGAGCTGGTTGTTGCGGGAGTGGAGTTCCGGGAGTAGACGGCGGCGTCCTGCGAGGGTTGCCACGAAGCCGTGTTTCTGGGCGTCTTCCACGATGGTGTCGTAGTAGGCCTTGAGGGTCGCCATTTTCTCGAAATATTTTTCTGTGAATTCCTTGGCCTCTGTCTGTTTGATCTTCAGTTCGCGGGCCAGTTTCTGGACACCCATGCCGTAGATCAGGCCGAAGTTGATGGTCTTTGCGCCGCGTCGTTCGTCCGGGGTGACTTTCTCGACGGTTTTGTCGTTGAGCAGAGCCGCCGTGCGCGAGTGGATGTCCTCGTCGTGCCGGAAAGCGTCGATCAGTGCCGGGTCTTTGGAAAAATGCGCGAGTACGCGCAGTTCAATCTGCGAGTAGTCGGCCGCAGCCAGCATGTGGCCTTCCTTGGCAGTGAAACAGGCGCGCATCCGAGGGCCGTGCACCCCGCGAATCGGGATGTTTTGCAGGTTCGGCTGCGAACTGGAAAGTCGGCCCGTGGCCGTGGACAGCTGGTTGAAATGCGTATGCAGTCTGGAGTCCTTGTCCACCAGTTTAGGCAGTGGCTCAAGGTAGGTGGAGCGCAGCTTTTCCAACATGCGGTATTCCAATACTGCTTCGACAATGGGATGGTGATCCCTAATTTTTTCCAGTATCTGGTTGGCAGTGGAGCGCAGGCCCGTGCTTGTTTTCGACCCAGCCTTGATGCCGAGCGTGTCGAATAGCACCACGGCCAGTTGCTGACTGGAGCGGATGTTGAATTCTTCCCCCGCAAAGCCGATGATGGTGCGGGTCAGTTCTGCCAGTTGTGCACTGACATCATCGAGAAATCCCTTGAACGCCTCCAGATCAACGGCAATACCGGCCTGTTCCATGGATACGAGTACCGGGATGAGCGGCAGTTCAAGATCGTGCATGAGCGGCGCGAGTTCCGCGCTTTCCACCTGCCCCTGAATGCCCTGCATGTAGGCGAGGGCAGCCAGTCCCTGTGACTGCGGGTGCAGTCCCTTGGCCGGTTCTGCGAATTCCGAGCGACCGTCCTGATGTATGGACTGCTTGAGACGCGCCCATGTATAGTTGCGTGATTCCGGGTCCAACAAGTATGCCGCCAGACTCAGATCGAACCATTGGCTCGTCAAAATATAGTCCCATGCCGCATTCGTGCGCAGTAAATCCTGCACAGACGGGGTCGCGATTACCGAAGCGTCGGCCAGTGCGCGGACCAGTGGGGCGACTTCGCCGGTATACCTGTATTCCGTGCCTTCCATGCCGATGAAAAATGCATCGTTTTCAAAGACCACACCGACGTCTTCACCCGCAAGATTGGGCAGGTCATCCACGGTGGATGCTTCGGTCACAGCCATAGGAGTTACCACTTTCGGGGCAGCCGGGGTTTCGCCGAACAGAGAGAGCATGCCGCCATTTTGTGCCGGTGCGGCTTTCTGGGTGGATGCAGTCGGGGTGTCGGTCGCGGTCTGTGCGGTCTTTGCTCTGGGCAGGTCGCGTTGCAATCCGCGCAGTTCGTATTCTTCAAGAAAGGCGTTGAGTCCGTCTAGATCCATGTCCTGCACGATGAAATCATCCACCGGATTGGTGCAGCAGTCTGCCTTCATGCGTGTCAGATCACGGAACATGAACACGTTTTCCAGTTCCGGTTCAACCTTGGTGCGGAGTTTTTCCGGAAGTTTGTCGATATTGTCGCGCAGGTCTTCAAGCGTGGGGCCGGTTTCAGCGAAAATCTTTCGCGCCGTGACCGGGCCTATCTTGGGGATGCCGGGAATGTTATCAGCCGAGTCGCCGATTACGGCCTGGAAATCTGGCCATGTGGCAGGCTCCATGCCTTCTTTTTTACGGAATCCGTCCAGCGTGTAGAGGGTTTCCTTGCGTCCGTGCTGACTGACCATGGCAACGTTAGTATCGAGGCACTGCTTGAGATCTTTGTCAGAGGCCATGATAATGACCGGACGGTCGGCCTTGTAGCTGTTGGCGAGCGCGCAGATGCAGTCGTCCGCTTCGACGCCATCGGAGACGAGCAACTTGAGCCCGAGCAACTGAACGCCTTTCTGTACCGGCTCTATCTGTTCGGCCAGCCCTTCAGGCATGGGAGGACGGTTGGCCTTGTATTGGTCATACAGGTCGTTGCGGAAGGTCTTCCCTCTGCCGTCCATCATGAACGCAACATGCCTGGGCTGTTCGTCCCTGAGCATGTTCATGAGTACCCGCATGACCGTGTTGATCGCATTGGTGGGGAATCCATCCGAACGCGACAGGTCGGCGCGTGCGTAGAAGGCGCGATAGAGCAGGGCGGTACCGTCGATAAGGTAGACAGGTTCCTTATCGAAATTAAGGCGTTCTTTCAGCGACATATGTGTAGTGTGAGTAAGAGTTAAACGTTGCGAATCGTGGCTTTGCGGCCTTGTCCGATTCGCTTGAGCATGAAGATTTCCGGGTCAACGCCATCCAGTTCCTCGATCGGCACCTCAGCGCGGGCAGCTTGGTTGTGACCACCTGCCGAACCAAGGCCGTTCATGAGTTTCTGGGCCATGGTTCCCATGTTACGGCGCTGGCCGTCTCCGCGCAGAATGCAGACAAGTTTGTCTTCGGACGTGCCAGAGACAACAACCCACGGTACGTCATGAACGCGGGTGAAAAAGTCGGCCACAATAACGAGAATGTCCGGGTTTTCCACGTTGCCGCAGTAAGCGAACAGTCCTTTGCCGACGCGGCGCAGGTTATAGAAGGCACGGGAAATGTAGCGCATCCAGTCCAAGTGGAACTCGCTTCGGCTGATACGGTTCATCAGCTTGGAATCAGAGTACTTGGATAAATACTTGAAGGCCGCCATGTCGGCGTCGATGAATTCCCGCTCAAAGGTCTTAGTGTCGCAACGGATGCCGTACATCAGGGCCGTGGCCAGCAGTTTGGCCGGACGGATTTTCATATTGTAGAGATATTCGGTCATCATGGTGCAGACCGCGCCGTATTTTGGTCGGATGTCCACATAGTCCGCATTGACCGGCTCTTCCGATGAGATCGGGTGGTGGTCGATGACGACCGAGAATTTGAAATCCTTAAACTCGGGATTGTGGTGGGGCTGTGAGTCCACCAGCGCGAACTTGTCGTACTGGGCAGTCAGGTTCGGGATGAGTTTTTGTGTCGGGATGCGGCAGTAACGGATCATGGACAGGTTGTCCGGTCGTTTGATCTCGTTGATCTGGGCAATGGCGGTTTGATTGACCCGCCGTGCCATGATTCGCCTCAATGCCAAGGCCGAACCCAGAGCATCGGGGTCGGCGTTAATGACAATAAGCCAGTTGTCGTCCTTGTTGAACAATCCGAGCAGTTGCTCGACCTGTTCATCCAATTGTCGAAAGAGTGCCAAAAAAATTATCCCCGTTTCAGGGTTAACGGAAGTCCGGCAGCGACCAGAAATGCCTGGTCAGCCTGCGTGGCTATACGCTGATTAAGCGCGCCTAGGCTCCGTACGAATGCTCGGACTTCACCGGATGCCGGTAAAACTCCAAGCCCGGTTTCACAGGAAACCAATATGAGATTCGTGGTGTCCCAATCGTTCAGAACGTCCAAGAATTCTTGCATTTTTTCTGCCTCACATCCGGCTTCACGACAGGCGAACAGCCAGTAGTCAAGACTGTCTACAAGCACTGAAGGAAAGTGCAATTTAGCCTGTCTCAGCGTCTGAGGCAAGTTTTCGGAAACTTCAATAACTTCAAGGCTTGAAGAACGTTCCCGGCGGTGTTTGACTATCTGTTCCCGGAAGGCGAAGTCTTTTGCCTTCCCTGTTGCGATGAAAACTCCCGGTTTTTCCATGTCGTTGAGCAGGTTGAGCGCAAAATCGGATTTACCGGATTTGTTGCCGCCGAGTACCAGGGTGATCATTGTTCGTCTCCCCAGCCGGACAGCCACTGGCCCAGCAGGTCAAGGGATTGAAAAAGCCCGTGTTCATTGAATAGTTCCAGAGTCAATGTCCGGCCTGTGAAGTTGCCGAGCAGGGTGCGTAGCAGGTCTTGCCCCGCCTTGTCCATCTCGGAGAGCGACTGGTGCTGCATGCCTTTTTCTGCTCCGTAGATATGAAGCATCTGCACATGACACCATAAATCGGGCAAATCCAGTATGTCGAATTGATTGTAGGCTTGAATATGTCCGATATCCAGACACGCGGAATAACCGCCTTCACGCATCTCATCCCAGATGGGGGGCAGACTGTATCCCCGGATATTTTCCACCAGAAAATCGGCCGGGTCCACACCCTTGTCCCGCAGTCGAGCGGCCAGCGGGACGAGTATGTCCGGTTCGGTGGGGGGGTGAAGCACATAGGCGTGTGGCGACAGGAACGTGGCCTTGTCAATAAGCCCGTCGATCTTGCGCCAGACGGCATCCAGCCCGTCTGACCACTCGAAATCGAGGGGCATGTGGACATGCCATGACACGGGCAGGTCGGCCAATGTGAATGGCAGGTCTTCTTCCGTGTAGGCGAGGCAGGCGTCCGCCTCAAAAAACAGCAGGGCGATTTCAGGGAAACGATCAGCCAGAAATAGTGCATTCTCCGCAGCACCGGCAGGAAGGACAAAGGAAGGCGCAGCTATTGAATACGGAAATTCCACAGTCCACTTTTGCTGCGTGGTCGCGACGGAATCCGGGCGCTGGTGCGCAGCTTTTTCCCTTCTGTCTGGATCTGTCGATGTGGAACTGTCGGTCATTGTTGCACTCTCTATAATGGGCATGGCCCTTGCAAAAAAACAGACAAATGCACTGAGTTGCCGAGGTCGTTGCCATGAAAAAAATCAGAAGTTTTTGCCAGCATGTATTCAACCCGCTCCACCTGTTCTGTCGTCTGCGTCAGGTTGGTATATCCACTTTTGCCGCCAGAAACGTGTGTCGGGTATATGAGCGTGGTCTGTATCGCTTCTTGCTTTAATCGAGTAATCCGAGCTGTTTTTCCTTGGTTACCATCTTGGCTGCCAGGGTTGATTTCGTCAGAAGTTGTTCCGGGAGTTCCCGTAGATAACGTGACGGCGGCAGATTCAGAGTTCTCCCATATAACTGTCGCTGGTCGGATCGACTGATGTAGAGGTTTCGTCTGGCGCGTGTCATGCCCACGAACATGAGACGTCGCTCTTCCTCGAAACGCTGGCCGCGTCCGGGAGTGAGGGTCACTTTGGCAGTCAGCAGGTCCATTCCGGCAAAGGGCAGAATGCCTTCTTCGCAGGCAGGCATGAATACGGCATCGAATTCCAGCCCCTTGGCCGCGTGCAAGGTCATTATCTGAACTTTTTCAGCTGATTTGCGCACCAGCTCCAGTTCAGTCTGGAGGCTGACCCAGTTGACCAGTCCCTGCCAACCGCCGCGCAGGTCAAAGGCAGCTTTCAGTTCCTTGAACTGACGACTGTCCCAGAAGAACTGGTCGAACGGCGGGGTTTCGTTCAGGAATGCGGCCAGGGCCACAGGTCCTTTGGCGAGGATATGGTCAGGTACATCAAGTACGTCTTCGGAATCGGAGAGGGTCATGCCGAGGAATTGTTCGGCGGCCTTGAGAATACTCGCCACACGCGGTTCCTGCCAGAAGCCTTCCAGTTCCGGCGTGGACACTGGGATACCTGCCCGTTTCAGGGCTTTTTCGAGAATTGGGATAAGCGCTTTGAACCGGACCAGTACGGCGATGTCACCGGGGGCCAGATCGCCGCCGCCTTCCTGATCTGTGATGGAGTGACTGGTTGCACCAATCAGCCCTTTGATCTTGTCGCTGATCCAGGTGGCTTCGCGCAATCCGTCCGGTCCTTCGAAAAGATGGATAGTGGCGTTGATATCCTGATTGGCGCGAAGTTTGGGCGTGTCTGGGAAAAGTGATGCTGCCGTATCCAGAATGGCCTGACCCGAACGGTAGTTTTCAAGCAGGGTGATTTGGGCAATTCCCGGCCACATCTCCTTGAGTCGTTCTGCCACGTTGACCGCTGCGCCCCGGAAGCCATAGATGGCCTGATTGGGGTCGCCGATACAAAAGACGCCCTTGCCGGATTTCCCGGCAATGCCCTTGATGACGGCAAGCTGTAGCGGAGTCAAATCCTGGATTTCGTCCACTAGGACGTGCGTGTAGGGCATGCGGTAGGTGGGTGCACCCGATTGTTCCAGCATGAATTCCAGCAGGTCGGTGTAGTCTACGAGGTCCCAGTGGTTCTTCTGGTTGCCGTAGTTGATGTGCGCTTCGGTCAGATCTTCCGGCAATTCTTTCAATTGCTCGCGGGCCATGATGTATTTGTTCCAGTAGTGGTCGAGGTTCTTTCCTGCGAATTCGGGATTGACCTCGGCAAAAAGTTTCTTGGCCGCTGCCTCTGGCACCACGATAGGTGTGTCGGAATAGGCATGCCGCCAATAGTCGAAGCACAGGGAATGCAGTGTGCCGGCTTGCGGCATTTCAGCCGTGTCTCCACGCAGGCTTTTCATGCGGTCGCGAAGCTCCTGCGCCGCTCTGCGGGTGAAGGTCAGGGCGAGAATGCGTTTGGGATTTTCTCCCTCGTCGATGAGTCGGTCTATGCGCCCCATGAGGGTCTGGGTTTTGCCCGTGCCGGGACCGGCCATAACCAGAACCGCACCGGGACCGGCTTT
The genomic region above belongs to uncultured Pseudodesulfovibrio sp. and contains:
- a CDS encoding multidrug efflux RND transporter permease subunit, translating into MFVRFFIDRPIFASVLAIIILLVGGLSIFALPIAQYPEIAPPSVSVSASYTGADAQTVMESVATPIEEQVNGAQDMLYMSSISANDGSMSLTVTFELGRDLELATVDVQNRVNLATAQLPQEVRNSGISVDKRSPDIVLIINLTSDNPAYDTLFLNNYAKINIYDALKRIPGVGDVMLFGDQDYGMRLWLDPDKLTTYGLTVSDVINAVKEQNVQAPAGQIGMPPAPKGQQFQMALRVKGRLVEPSEFGNIILKANDDGSSVKIQDVARVELGAKNYFTFARLNGGPTASLLIYQLPGANALDVADQIRATMDELSVAFPESVKYQIPYDTTLFVSSSIDEVMVTLYEALILVFLVVFIFLQNWRTTIIPMVCVPVSLIGTFALFPLLGFSINTLTLFGLVLAIGIVVDDAIVVVEATQRFIDEEGLSPKEATKKAMTMVTGPVIASTLVLIAVFIPVAFMGGITGQLYKQFALTLSVSVFISSINALTLSPALSALLLRPYKPIRGPLGWFFDKFNVIFESVSRRYNNAVGSLVRRSVMGLLIVAILVVGCGGLFKILPSGFVPDEDQGYFIVNSMLPEGASLERSDAVARKVEDYLKNAEGVRSVVSLGGFSLLTGAYSSYNSAFFVVLDDWSERTTPDLTADAIMSKAQKAFFGIQEAIVVAFGPPPIRGLSSTGGLQFELQDKTGGSIEELSAVATTFMAEAGKLPEVSNVFTTFSAHVPQFNVEIDRDKVKKLGVPISDVFQTLQTYLGGYYINDFNQYGRTYRVMAQAESKYRTKIDDLDQFYMRSAKGDMVPLSTLSKSTRTVGPEYVQRYNIYRTVEMTVSPAPGYSSGQAMAALERTANATLPLGYGYDWSGIAYQEKAAGGDTALVFALAIIMVFLVLAAQYESWATPFAVILCVPLGIFGAMASQWIRGLDNNVYAQIGLIMLIGLAAKNAIMIVEYAKEKHEEGMSIKDSALAAAALRFRPILMTSFAFILGVIPLVWAEGAGSSSRHALGTSVFGGMLAATILGVLVVPALYTAIQGAGGKLSSKIRKTRPAEKPVSDE
- the polA gene encoding DNA polymerase I, with the protein product MSLKERLNFDKEPVYLIDGTALLYRAFYARADLSRSDGFPTNAINTVMRVLMNMLRDEQPRHVAFMMDGRGKTFRNDLYDQYKANRPPMPEGLAEQIEPVQKGVQLLGLKLLVSDGVEADDCICALANSYKADRPVIIMASDKDLKQCLDTNVAMVSQHGRKETLYTLDGFRKKEGMEPATWPDFQAVIGDSADNIPGIPKIGPVTARKIFAETGPTLEDLRDNIDKLPEKLRTKVEPELENVFMFRDLTRMKADCCTNPVDDFIVQDMDLDGLNAFLEEYELRGLQRDLPRAKTAQTATDTPTASTQKAAPAQNGGMLSLFGETPAAPKVVTPMAVTEASTVDDLPNLAGEDVGVVFENDAFFIGMEGTEYRYTGEVAPLVRALADASVIATPSVQDLLRTNAAWDYILTSQWFDLSLAAYLLDPESRNYTWARLKQSIHQDGRSEFAEPAKGLHPQSQGLAALAYMQGIQGQVESAELAPLMHDLELPLIPVLVSMEQAGIAVDLEAFKGFLDDVSAQLAELTRTIIGFAGEEFNIRSSQQLAVVLFDTLGIKAGSKTSTGLRSTANQILEKIRDHHPIVEAVLEYRMLEKLRSTYLEPLPKLVDKDSRLHTHFNQLSTATGRLSSSQPNLQNIPIRGVHGPRMRACFTAKEGHMLAAADYSQIELRVLAHFSKDPALIDAFRHDEDIHSRTAALLNDKTVEKVTPDERRGAKTINFGLIYGMGVQKLARELKIKQTEAKEFTEKYFEKMATLKAYYDTIVEDAQKHGFVATLAGRRRLLPELHSRNNQLQSQAKRQAVNTVIQGSAADVIKMAMLAAHNDAELKSLGAQLILQVHDELIIEAPQENIEAAGDRLKTIMQDVASLDVPLKVDLGIGKNWAEAH
- a CDS encoding DHH family phosphoesterase, with the protein product MALFRQLDEQVEQLLGLFNKDDNWLIVINADPDALGSALALRRIMARRVNQTAIAQINEIKRPDNLSMIRYCRIPTQKLIPNLTAQYDKFALVDSQPHHNPEFKDFKFSVVIDHHPISSEEPVNADYVDIRPKYGAVCTMMTEYLYNMKIRPAKLLATALMYGIRCDTKTFEREFIDADMAAFKYLSKYSDSKLMNRISRSEFHLDWMRYISRAFYNLRRVGKGLFAYCGNVENPDILVIVADFFTRVHDVPWVVVSGTSEDKLVCILRGDGQRRNMGTMAQKLMNGLGSAGGHNQAARAEVPIEELDGVDPEIFMLKRIGQGRKATIRNV
- a CDS encoding bifunctional adenosylcobinamide kinase/adenosylcobinamide-phosphate guanylyltransferase; amino-acid sequence: MITLVLGGNKSGKSDFALNLLNDMEKPGVFIATGKAKDFAFREQIVKHRRERSSSLEVIEVSENLPQTLRQAKLHFPSVLVDSLDYWLFACREAGCEAEKMQEFLDVLNDWDTTNLILVSCETGLGVLPASGEVRAFVRSLGALNQRIATQADQAFLVAAGLPLTLKRG
- the cbiR gene encoding cobamide remodeling phosphodiesterase CbiR; amino-acid sequence: MTDSSTSTDPDRREKAAHQRPDSVATTQQKWTVEFPYSIAAPSFVLPAGAAENALFLADRFPEIALLFFEADACLAYTEEDLPFTLADLPVSWHVHMPLDFEWSDGLDAVWRKIDGLIDKATFLSPHAYVLHPPTEPDILVPLAARLRDKGVDPADFLVENIRGYSLPPIWDEMREGGYSACLDIGHIQAYNQFDILDLPDLWCHVQMLHIYGAEKGMQHQSLSEMDKAGQDLLRTLLGNFTGRTLTLELFNEHGLFQSLDLLGQWLSGWGDEQ
- a CDS encoding UvrD-helicase domain-containing protein — its product is MERFTADLHVHSRFSRATSKNLTIRSLAAWGRLKGLTVLGTGDFTHPEWLAEIEDQLQDNGQGLFTLKDPGGLESEIPTFDGDIPGRVRFMLQTEISSIYKRGGKVRKVHNLVYMPDLESVKRFNEKLAQVGNLVSDGRPILGLDSRDLIDMVLETHPMAFLVPAHIWTPWFSLFGSKSGFDSIRECFGDYSDEIFAMETGLSSDPEMNWTWSELDRIKLISNSDAHSGEKLGREANLFRGEISYEGIYRALRSEGLGHKFLGTVEFFPEEGKYHMDGHRKCGVSMDPHETIARDGICPVCGKPVTIGVYNRILELADREEPIKPAGAANFVSMIPLKEILSEVSGVGPNSKKVNLLYMKLLSEFGNELDILQRAPVEDLNKFSCHLGEGLSRMRDGRVIRRAGYDGEYGVISVFSEKERAEIKNGGTLISMSVPDKHPDVGETAKPCKAVLRPKVDIKPITYNKEQKKAIKAGPGAVLVMAGPGTGKTQTLMGRIDRLIDEGENPKRILALTFTRRAAQELRDRMKSLRGDTAEMPQAGTLHSLCFDYWRHAYSDTPIVVPEAAAKKLFAEVNPEFAGKNLDHYWNKYIMAREQLKELPEDLTEAHINYGNQKNHWDLVDYTDLLEFMLEQSGAPTYRMPYTHVLVDEIQDLTPLQLAVIKGIAGKSGKGVFCIGDPNQAIYGFRGAAVNVAERLKEMWPGIAQITLLENYRSGQAILDTAASLFPDTPKLRANQDINATIHLFEGPDGLREATWISDKIKGLIGATSHSITDQEGGGDLAPGDIAVLVRFKALIPILEKALKRAGIPVSTPELEGFWQEPRVASILKAAEQFLGMTLSDSEDVLDVPDHILAKGPVALAAFLNETPPFDQFFWDSRQFKELKAAFDLRGGWQGLVNWVSLQTELELVRKSAEKVQIMTLHAAKGLEFDAVFMPACEEGILPFAGMDLLTAKVTLTPGRGQRFEEERRLMFVGMTRARRNLYISRSDQRQLYGRTLNLPPSRYLRELPEQLLTKSTLAAKMVTKEKQLGLLD